A genomic segment from Lutzomyia longipalpis isolate SR_M1_2022 chromosome 3, ASM2433408v1 encodes:
- the LOC129794256 gene encoding pre-mRNA splicing regulator USH1G gives MSSDRFHKAARDGLIDVLKEGTAKELNTRDATGMTPVHCAALVGRLDALRLLVGRGGNPDKTDYYGNTALHIAAAKGHMQCVDFLVKFGVNLYAKDIERHNAKHLACLNNREDILIYLDTAIANLEMTDRRKAKALQETAEKECLKVIAKYNKYKQRINQENDDDVHTMPHRTSTVLRAMRKLPLGGSKRDAAATEASPQNNNKTNFSSHVRGTFSRSRGVQRHIPQWMRHGPKDAVVDDFRVRKMDPSGKLTVSSLQGTRRDSEVLYVGTHASANGTKGERGRIRDVFEVGTISNEEDDAESLQNSYGNLSRSVSQPDFLAAVSNGDDLSEEIAMQRPSGLFNRPSLGTLAFRRSVNATLSQMALDASSIESNESRKKKSQKIKPRNQFNLSDSDTDVASSSDTDQEDGRTPLERFLLAFGLEEYYPIFEKERITLDILMILKEQDIEKLQLPLGPFRKLMNAVEERRNALSNPGAITDSRL, from the exons ATGTCGTCGGATCGTTTTCACAA agCTGCGAGAGATGGGTTGATTGATGTCCTTAAGGAAGGCACAGCCAAGGAGCTAAACACGAGAGATGCAACTGGCATGACTCCTGTTCACTGTGCTGCCCTGGTGGGTCGTTTGGATGCCCTGAGGCTTCTAGTTGGCAGagg TGGAAATCCAGACAAAACAGATTATTATGGCAATACAGCCCTTCACATTGCAGCCGCCAAGGGTCACATGCAGTGTGTGGattttttggtgaaatttgGCGTGAATCTCTATGCAAAGGACATCGAGAGACACAATGCAAAG cacCTGGCTTGCCTGAATAATCGCGAAGACATCCTCATCTATCTGGACACGGCAATCGCGAACTTGGAGATGACGGATCGGCGGAAGGCAAAGGCTCTGCAGGAGACGGCAGAGAAAGAATGCTTGAAGGTGATTGCCAAGTACAACAAATACAAGCAACGGATCAATCAGGAGAATGACGATGACGTCCACACAATGCCCCATCGTACGTCCACCGTACTCCGGGCTATGCGCAAACTTCCGCTGGGCGGAAGTAAACGCGATGCAGCGGCCACTGAAGCAAGTCCACAGAACAACAATAAGACCAACTTTAGTTCCCACGTGCGTGGAACTTTCTCCCGTTCACGTGGTGTTCAGCGACACATTCCACAGTGGATGCGTCATGGGCCCAAGGATGCTGTTGTGGATGATTTCCGGGTGCGCAAAATGGATCCATCGGGTAAGCTCACAGTCAGCTCATTGCAGGGTACACGACGAGACTCCGAAGTCCTCTACGTGGGCACGCATGCGTCGGCGAATGGAACAAAGGGAGAACGTGGTCGTATTCGGGATGTCTTTGAAGTTGGCACCATAAGCAATGAGGAGGATGATGCGGAATCCCTGCAAAATTCCTACGGAAACCTCTCGAGATCCGTGAGTCAGCCCGACTTCTTGGCTGCTGTGTCCAATGGGGATGATCTCAGTGAGGAAATTGCAATGCAGAGACCTTCGGGACTCTTCAATCGACCCTCCCTGGGTACTCTTGCCTTTAG ACGCTCTGTAAATGCTACACTGTCTCAAATGGCTCTGGATGCATCATCAATTGAATCCAATGAGTCACGAAAGAAGAAATCGCAAAAGATAAAGCCAAGGAATCAATTTAATCTCTCTGACAGCGATACAGACGTAGCTAGTTCGAGTGATACAGATCAGGAGGATGGACGAACGCCACTTGAACGATTCCTATTGGCTTTTGGCCTTGAAGAGTACTACCCCAT tTTCGAGAAGGAACGCATCACATTGGATATTCTGATGATTCTCAAGGAGCAGGATATTGAGAAACTTCAGCTACCATTGGGGCCCTTCCGTAAGCTAATGAATGCCGTTGAGGAGCGCAGAAATGCTCTAAGTAATCCAGGTGCAATCACAGATAGTCGCTTATGA